The Musa acuminata AAA Group cultivar baxijiao chromosome BXJ2-2, Cavendish_Baxijiao_AAA, whole genome shotgun sequence genome has a segment encoding these proteins:
- the LOC103976079 gene encoding calcium-dependent protein kinase 20, with product MGNCCVAPADPEKKKKRKNKKEKRQNPYSIDYNRGPARGLVVLKNPTGRDIGSRYELGQELGRGEFGVTYLCTDRATGELFACKSISKKKLRTAVDIEDVRREVEIMRHLPSHPSIVSLKDTYEDDGAVHLVMELCEGGELFDRIVTKGHYTERAAAIIMRTIIQIIQVCHKHGVMHRDLKPENFLFGDKKENGPLKAIDFGLSVFFRPGEHFSEIVGSPYYMAPEVLKRNYGPEVDVWSAGVILYILLCGVPPFWAETEQGVAQAILCSVIDFKRDPWPKVSESAKDLVRHMLNPDPKYRLRAEQVLDHPWLQNANKAPNVSLGENVRAKLQQFTVMNKFKKKALKVVAEYLSVEEVAGIKDMFEKMDINKNGKITLEELKYGLLKLGHQIPDADVHILMEAADVDGSGTLDYGEFVAVSVHLRRMGNDEHLHKAFSYFDQNNSGYIEIEELGNSLADDLGPDHEEVINAIICDVDTDKDGRISYEEFTAMMKAGTDWRKASRQYSRERFSSLRSNLMKDGSLQLKSHGR from the exons ATGGGGAACTGCTGCGTAGCGCCTGCCGAtccggagaagaagaagaagaggaagaacaagAAGGAGAAGCGGCAGAACCCCTACTCGATCGACTACAACCGTGGGCCGGCCCGTGGCCTCGTCGTTCTCAAGAACCCTACGGGCCGGGACATCGGCAGCCGGTACGAGCTCGGACAGGAGCTCGGCCGCGGCGAGTTTGGCGTTACCTACCTCTGCACCGACAGAGCCACGGGGGAGCTCTTCGCCTGCAAATCCATCTCCAAGAAGAAGCTGCGCACTGCGGTGGACATTGAGGACGTGCGGAGGGAGGTGGAGATCATGAGGCATTTGCCTAGCCACCCGAGCATCGTGAGCCTCAAGGACACCTACGAGGATGACGGCGCCGTGCACCTTGTGATGGAGCTCTGCGAGGGAGGAGAGCTGTTCGATCGGATCGTCACCAAGGGGCATTACACCGAACGAGCGGCGGCCATCATCATGCGGACCATCATACAAATCATTCAG GTGTGCCACAAGCATGGGGTTATGCACAGGGATCTTAAACCTGAGAACTTCTTATTTGGGGACAAAAAGGAAAATGGCCCATTGAAGGCAATCGATTTTGGATTGTCTGTATTTTTCAGACCTG GTGAGCACTTTTCTGAAATTGTTGGCAGTCCTTATTACATGGCACCAGAGGTTTTAAAGAGAAATTATGGCCCAGAAGTAGATGTTTGGAGCGCAGGAGTGATCCTATACATTTTGCTTTGTGGCGTGCCTCCATTTTGGGCTG AAACCGAACAAGGTGTTGCCCAGGCAATTCTTTGTTCTGTCATAGATTTCAAGAGAGATCCGTGGCCAAAAGTTTCTGAAAGTGCTAAAGATCTTGTGAGACATATGCTTAATCCGGATCCCAAGTATAGGTTGAGAGCTGAGCAAGTACTTG ATCATCCATGGTTGCAGAATGCCAATAAGGCTCCTAATGTTAGTCTAGGTGAAAATGTAAGGGCGAAACTCCAGCAGTTCACCGTGatgaacaaatttaaaaagaaaGCCCTAAAG GTGGTGGCTGAATATTTATCTGTCGAGGAAGTTGCAGGCATAAAGGATATGTTTGAGAAGATGGACATAAACAAAAATGGAAAAATAACTCTTGAGGAGCTGAAATATGGTTTGCTTAAACTCGGTCACCAGATTCCTGATGCTGATGTCCATATTTTAATGGAAGCT GCTGATGTCGATGGAAGTGGCACTTTGGACTATGGGGAATTTGTTGCTGTATCTGTTCACTTACGAAGGATGGGAAACGACGAGCACCTGCACAAAGCATTTTCATATTTTGATCAGAACAACAGTGGATACATAGAAATCGAAGAGCTCGGCAACTCCTTGGCTGATGATTTAGGTCCAGATCATGAAGAAGTCATTAATGCTATTATTTGTGATGTAGACACGGACAAG GATGGGAGGATAAGTTATGAGGAATTTACAGCAATGATGAAGGCAGGCACGGATTGGAGGAAGGCGTCAAGGCAGTACTCAAGAGAAAGGTTCAGTAGCCTCAGATCTAATTTGATGAAAGATGGATCTTTGCAGCTGAAAAGTCACGGTAGATAA
- the LOC103976390 gene encoding transcription factor MYB83-like, protein MRKPDAPAKTDGASTNSTNDGGSRLRKGLWSPEEDEKLMNYMVGNGQGCWSEVARNAGLQRCGKSCRLRWINYLRPGLKRGAFSLQEEELIIHLHSILGNRWSQIAALLPGRTDNEIKNFWNSTIKKRLKNSSSSSSSSSSSSFFLNSGDGSTVNEPQIQAMDMDSSSSSSSSSTHGLPTGNHYDLVPLPEVGLENDYYLHEARVGTENGYYGGGQGMAMEGGGTMGRGGELLLVPPLVNTNLIADDNVDVNGIPSDKAVGGGLFWEGEKVRVGEWEWELEDLMKDVSFPFLDFQVE, encoded by the exons ATGAGGAAGCCGGACGCTCCGGCGAAGACAGATGGCGCCAGCACTAACAGCACCAACGACGGAGGCAGCAGGCTGAGGAAAGGGCTGTGGTCGCCCGAGGAGGATGAGAAGCTCATGAACTACATGGTCGGAAATGGACAAGGTTGCTGGAGCGAGGTCGCCAGGAATGCGGGCTTGCAGAGGTGTGGAAAGAGCTGCCGTCTTCGTTGGATCAATTACCTGCGACCCGGTCTCAAGCGCGGCGCTTTCTCCCTTCAGGAAGAGGAGCTTATCATCCACTTGCATTCCATCCTCGGCAATAG GTGGTCTCAAATTGCGGCACTTTTGCCTGGCCGGACCGACAACGAGATAAAGAATTTTTGGAACTCCACCATTAAAAAGAGGCTCAAGAACTCGtcgtcctcgtcgtcgtcgtcatcgtcatcgtcTTTCTTCCTTAACAGTGGAGATGGAAGCACTGTAAATGAACCTCAAATCCAGGCTATGGACATGgactcatcatcatcttcatcttcttcatcgACGCATGGCTTGCCCACGGGCAACCACTACGACCTAGTGCCACTTCCTGAGGTTGGGCTAGAGAACGACTACTACTTGCATGAAGCTCGAGTCGGTACAGAGAATGGATACTATGGTGGGGGTCAGGGAATGGCGATGGAGGGAGGAGGCACTATGGGTAGAGGAGGCGAGCTGCTCTTGGTGCCCCCTCTCGTTAACACCAACCTGATCGCTGACGATAATGTTGACGTGAACGGGATCCCAAGTGACAAAGCAGTGGGAGGTGGATTGTTTTGGGAGGGTGAGAAGGTTAGAGTgggggagtgggagtgggagttgGAAGACTTGATGAAAGATGTCTCTTTTCCTTTCCTTGATTTCCAAGTCGAATGA